The following proteins are encoded in a genomic region of Natronorubrum halophilum:
- a CDS encoding DUF367 family protein, which produces MECHVYYEGDDDPKKCTARRLEKFDEATLYRRMEQVPYGVVLNPHADRALSPADAEDGLGTLVALDCSWESAESASFRMNGVHRALPFLVAANPVNYGRPFRLTTVEALASACCIFDEYERAADLLEPFRWGETFLTLNEEPLRRYSECTDSSEVVAVQADYLAEEGAEDATDE; this is translated from the coding sequence GTGGAGTGTCACGTCTACTACGAGGGTGACGACGATCCGAAGAAGTGCACCGCGCGCCGCCTCGAGAAGTTCGACGAGGCGACCCTCTACCGGCGGATGGAGCAGGTCCCCTACGGCGTCGTCCTCAATCCCCACGCCGACCGGGCGCTTTCGCCGGCTGACGCCGAGGACGGCCTCGGGACGCTCGTCGCGCTCGATTGCTCGTGGGAGTCCGCCGAATCGGCGTCGTTCCGAATGAACGGCGTCCATCGGGCGCTCCCCTTCCTCGTCGCCGCCAATCCCGTCAACTACGGTCGTCCGTTTCGACTGACGACCGTCGAGGCGCTCGCGAGCGCGTGTTGCATCTTCGACGAGTACGAGCGCGCTGCGGACCTCCTCGAGCCGTTTCGGTGGGGCGAGACCTTCCTCACGCTCAACGAGGAGCCCCTTCGACGATACAGCGAGTGTACGGACTCGAGCGAGGTCGTCGCCGTACAGGCGGACTATCTGGCCGAGGAAGGGGCCGAAGACGCGACGGACGAGTAG
- a CDS encoding uracil-DNA glycosylase codes for MGEMEDLCVTECTRCPALVDSRSRIVNGTGPEDADMVFVGEGPGAQEDADGEPFVGRSGTVLDDGLRTVGLARDDIRITNCVRCRPPENRDPHKAELENCRGYLERELDRLDPDVIVTLGKVPSEHLLGRSVAVTKEAGSVEDVRIEGTPRRVLICIHPAATLYDRSQEETFENALQRAAELADVEGSEGGQTRLDGF; via the coding sequence ATGGGAGAGATGGAGGATCTCTGCGTAACCGAGTGTACGCGCTGTCCGGCGCTCGTGGACTCTCGAAGTCGAATCGTCAACGGAACCGGTCCCGAGGACGCCGACATGGTGTTCGTCGGCGAGGGGCCGGGCGCACAGGAGGACGCCGACGGTGAACCCTTCGTCGGACGTAGCGGGACGGTACTCGACGACGGTCTCCGCACCGTCGGACTCGCGCGCGATGATATCCGCATCACCAACTGCGTACGCTGTCGACCGCCGGAGAACCGCGATCCCCACAAAGCGGAACTCGAGAACTGTCGCGGCTACCTCGAGCGGGAACTCGACCGGTTGGATCCGGACGTGATCGTCACCCTTGGGAAGGTCCCCAGCGAGCACCTGCTGGGTCGCTCCGTGGCGGTCACGAAGGAAGCGGGATCGGTCGAGGACGTTCGCATCGAGGGCACGCCGCGGCGGGTACTGATCTGCATCCACCCGGCGGCGACGCTCTACGACCGGAGCCAGGAGGAGACGTTCGAGAACGCGCTGCAACGGGCGGCCGAGCTCGCCGACGTGGAGGGTTCCGAGGGTGGACAGACGCGACTTGATGGGTTTTGA
- a CDS encoding nuclear transport factor 2 family protein: MDPTALVRRYYDALDEHDYETLEGLLAPDFVQRRPDRTLESREAFVRFMRDDRPNPDTSHELEGVLADGDRVAARGRVLDGETELFAFADFFDLEDGRIERLETYSSH; encoded by the coding sequence ATGGATCCGACCGCCCTCGTTCGGCGATACTACGACGCGCTCGACGAGCACGACTACGAGACGCTCGAGGGTCTGCTCGCCCCCGACTTCGTCCAACGCCGACCCGATCGGACGCTCGAGAGTCGCGAGGCGTTCGTCCGCTTCATGCGCGACGACCGGCCGAACCCGGACACGAGCCACGAACTCGAGGGAGTCCTCGCCGACGGCGACCGAGTCGCGGCCCGCGGCCGGGTGCTCGACGGCGAGACGGAACTGTTCGCCTTCGCGGACTTCTTCGACCTCGAGGACGGTCGGATCGAGCGACTCGAGACCTATAGTAGCCACTGA
- a CDS encoding 50S ribosomal protein L40e, which produces MASFDAAEKRTLEKMICMRCNARNSKGANSCRKCGYKNLRPKAKEARAA; this is translated from the coding sequence ATGGCCAGTTTCGACGCCGCGGAAAAACGGACGCTCGAGAAGATGATCTGCATGCGCTGTAACGCCCGCAACTCGAAGGGCGCAAACAGTTGCCGCAAGTGCGGCTACAAGAACCTTCGTCCGAAGGCGAAGGAAGCTCGAGCCGCATAA
- a CDS encoding stage II sporulation protein M, with the protein MSLSDSVTATVAVLRRRPADILPWYLLGAAIPAIVRVVPFLAIVVGFIYLEVTGHLAVIREELAGMDTEPPDPNASPEAFDEWVSGFEPVFDQVFTLGMSALIVVTIIVTVLVSVFLASTVAAGQLTACASRLRNDRGLTAGIAGARRYWLRFLGLYVLEFLLWMAVLLTIGIGTALVTGIAVMMTGSPLLAAGFAVVAALIVVVVLAAVRALFAFAPVAVVVDDETVFGSLSNAGGFIRSRPVGAVFYYAIAVGTMIAISVISGALVLVNVMAFPSLVTALLVFPALDLLKTALYTEHRNRLTPPVMPERSLRNQFTTGARRGWSEMTSFVRATLGTHAIVVALALASFWVGWAVAGPFAGPLETSISARLEGHIPPAAALEFFGNNWMVAITTALSGIVLVLPAIASLLFNGVFMGVFARTEVEPLELLAFVLPHGVFEIPAILIATALGIQLGLAGWRTHQGRATRADLADALERAFWVLIGIGILLAVAGFIEGFVSPYYFRLFL; encoded by the coding sequence ATGTCCCTCTCCGATTCCGTTACTGCTACCGTCGCTGTACTCCGCCGCCGACCAGCAGATATCCTGCCGTGGTACCTGCTCGGAGCCGCCATCCCCGCTATCGTTCGCGTCGTTCCGTTTCTCGCCATCGTCGTCGGCTTCATCTATCTCGAGGTAACCGGTCACCTCGCGGTGATACGGGAGGAACTGGCCGGAATGGACACCGAGCCGCCGGATCCGAACGCGAGTCCCGAAGCGTTCGACGAGTGGGTGAGCGGGTTCGAACCCGTCTTCGACCAGGTGTTTACGCTGGGAATGAGCGCACTGATCGTCGTGACGATCATCGTGACGGTTCTCGTGAGCGTGTTCCTCGCTTCCACCGTCGCTGCCGGACAGCTAACGGCCTGTGCGTCCCGGCTGCGAAACGATCGAGGGTTAACCGCCGGTATCGCCGGCGCTCGTCGCTACTGGCTGCGGTTTCTCGGCCTGTACGTTCTCGAGTTTCTGCTGTGGATGGCGGTGCTTCTGACGATCGGAATCGGGACGGCACTCGTCACCGGTATCGCCGTGATGATGACCGGATCGCCGCTGCTCGCCGCCGGTTTTGCAGTCGTGGCTGCACTGATCGTCGTCGTCGTTCTCGCAGCGGTTCGGGCGCTGTTCGCGTTCGCGCCAGTTGCGGTCGTCGTCGACGACGAGACCGTTTTCGGGTCGCTGTCGAACGCCGGCGGGTTCATACGCTCCCGGCCGGTCGGTGCGGTATTCTACTACGCCATCGCCGTCGGAACGATGATCGCGATATCGGTCATCTCGGGCGCGCTCGTCCTCGTCAACGTGATGGCCTTTCCCTCGCTCGTGACCGCGCTGCTCGTCTTCCCGGCGCTCGATCTCCTGAAGACGGCTCTTTACACCGAGCACCGAAACCGACTGACGCCGCCGGTGATGCCGGAGCGCTCGCTCCGTAACCAGTTCACGACCGGCGCTCGACGCGGCTGGTCCGAGATGACGTCGTTCGTTCGGGCCACGCTCGGCACGCACGCGATCGTCGTCGCCCTCGCCCTCGCCAGTTTCTGGGTCGGCTGGGCGGTCGCCGGACCGTTCGCGGGTCCTCTCGAGACCTCGATTTCGGCTCGTCTCGAGGGCCACATCCCGCCGGCCGCGGCGCTCGAGTTCTTCGGAAACAACTGGATGGTCGCGATCACGACGGCCCTCTCCGGGATCGTTCTCGTCCTCCCGGCGATCGCCTCGTTGCTGTTCAACGGCGTCTTCATGGGGGTCTTCGCTCGGACCGAAGTCGAGCCGCTCGAACTCCTCGCGTTCGTGCTCCCCCACGGCGTCTTCGAGATTCCGGCGATCCTCATCGCGACGGCGCTCGGGATCCAGCTCGGTCTCGCCGGCTGGCGGACGCACCAGGGCCGTGCGACGCGGGCGGATCTCGCCGACGCGCTCGAGCGCGCGTTCTGGGTGCTCATCGGTATCGGTATCCTCCTCGCCGTCGCGGGGTTCATCGAGGGCTTCGTCAGCCCCTACTACTTCCGGCTCTTCCTCTGA
- the hisH gene encoding imidazole glycerol phosphate synthase subunit HisH, whose protein sequence is MSTVTSSSEQSLASVVIVDYGLGNLRSVTRGLERAGADVEITDDPEAFAAADGVVLPGVGAFREGVENADPLREDLLEVAESGTPLFGICLGMQMLLTSSEEGENDGESAVRGLDLVPGTNVRFTEGQKVPHMGWNELDVERDHPLVAGVDGQYAYFVHSYYAVPDDEGATVATTDYELEFPSIVANEEGNVFGTQFHPEKSGETGLRILRNFVEICAAE, encoded by the coding sequence ATGAGCACTGTTACGTCTTCCAGTGAGCAGTCTCTCGCCTCGGTTGTCATCGTCGATTACGGGCTGGGGAACCTGCGAAGCGTCACTCGCGGCTTAGAGCGCGCGGGTGCCGACGTCGAGATTACCGACGATCCGGAGGCATTCGCCGCGGCCGACGGCGTCGTTCTGCCCGGCGTCGGCGCGTTCCGCGAGGGCGTCGAGAACGCCGACCCGCTCCGCGAGGACCTCCTCGAGGTCGCCGAATCCGGAACCCCACTGTTCGGGATCTGTCTCGGCATGCAGATGCTCCTGACGAGCAGTGAGGAGGGCGAAAACGACGGCGAGTCCGCGGTCCGGGGGCTCGATTTGGTTCCGGGCACTAACGTCCGGTTTACCGAGGGACAGAAGGTTCCGCACATGGGTTGGAACGAGTTGGACGTAGAGCGTGACCATCCGCTCGTGGCCGGTGTCGATGGACAGTACGCCTACTTCGTCCACTCCTACTACGCGGTTCCCGACGACGAGGGTGCGACGGTCGCGACGACCGATTACGAACTCGAGTTCCCGTCGATCGTCGCCAACGAGGAGGGCAACGTCTTTGGAACCCAGTTTCACCCGGAAAAGAGCGGCGAGACCGGGCTCCGGATTCTGCGGAACTTCGTCGAGATCTGCGCTGCGGAGTAA
- a CDS encoding DUF5786 family protein, producing MGFGSYDESEQQEVEADFDDTNGVRSDENDHNGEIEFENGASSDELLDRLKEIKDET from the coding sequence ATGGGATTCGGAAGCTACGACGAATCCGAGCAACAGGAAGTCGAGGCTGATTTTGACGACACCAACGGGGTACGATCCGACGAAAACGACCACAACGGAGAGATCGAGTTCGAAAACGGCGCGTCGAGCGACGAGTTGCTCGATCGGCTCAAAGAGATCAAAGACGAGACCTGA
- a CDS encoding endonuclease dU, whose protein sequence is MKRGVRAVGIAESFHPDNDRSTLAGAVVRADGVLDGLAYRSCTVGGTDATDAVLALVGELCRPDVRYVLLGAIAPAWYNLLECSRIHEAAERPVIAVSFEASDGLEDGIHDAFSGTERAERLETYRSLPDRRQLSVNDETVYVRHIGCDADDAAAVVRTFTPAGGRPEPLRVARQAARAGDSYVRSRE, encoded by the coding sequence ATGAAACGCGGGGTGCGAGCGGTGGGTATCGCCGAGTCGTTCCACCCTGACAACGACCGGAGCACGCTCGCCGGCGCTGTCGTTCGTGCCGACGGCGTCCTCGACGGACTCGCCTACCGCTCGTGTACCGTCGGCGGGACCGACGCGACCGACGCCGTTCTGGCGCTCGTCGGCGAACTCTGCCGTCCGGACGTCCGGTACGTGCTGCTCGGCGCGATCGCACCCGCGTGGTACAACCTGCTCGAGTGCTCGCGGATTCACGAGGCCGCCGAGCGACCGGTGATCGCCGTCTCCTTCGAGGCGAGCGACGGTCTCGAGGACGGCATCCACGACGCGTTTTCCGGCACCGAGCGCGCCGAGCGCCTCGAGACGTATCGCTCCCTTCCCGACCGTCGACAGCTGTCGGTCAACGACGAAACGGTCTACGTCAGACACATCGGTTGCGATGCCGACGACGCAGCGGCGGTCGTACGGACGTTCACGCCCGCCGGCGGTCGCCCGGAGCCGCTTCGCGTCGCCCGACAGGCCGCTCGAGCGGGCGATTCGTACGTCAGGTCACGCGAGTAA
- a CDS encoding MBL fold metallo-hydrolase — MVTTLSADRLADLQDEGTEFAIVDTRPEESYESWHISGALHFPFGPEEDLDGRLEEFRDLVGDAERVITTCAKGISSGNLATHLESATDEYDVQTVDGGMKGWSGVYDHVELDVDDRLTIVQVQRRAKGCLGYVVGCDATGEAVVVDPTGDVDEFEIAAEEAGLTIAGVIDTHVHADHVSGGRELADRLEVPYYLGERAGDRGVDLEFESLERNAVLDVGERELKTLAAPGHTTEMINLLVDDEALLTADTLHTQSVGRTELEFSEDEGERGAELLYRTLHGTILAEPEGLTVLPGHVTVTADGEFEHGAPGEAIATTVRNARTGIDLLELEEADFVDRMADSGEEPANYEEIIDLNRGVTERPPEERAELELGPNNCSA, encoded by the coding sequence ATGGTCACCACACTCTCCGCTGATCGACTCGCGGACCTTCAGGACGAGGGCACCGAGTTCGCCATCGTCGATACGCGGCCCGAAGAGAGCTACGAGTCGTGGCACATTTCCGGCGCGTTACACTTCCCGTTCGGACCGGAGGAGGATCTCGACGGCCGTCTCGAGGAGTTCCGTGACCTCGTCGGTGACGCCGAGCGGGTGATCACCACGTGCGCGAAGGGGATTTCGTCGGGCAACTTAGCGACGCACCTCGAGTCGGCCACCGACGAGTACGACGTCCAAACCGTCGACGGCGGGATGAAAGGCTGGAGCGGCGTCTACGATCACGTCGAACTCGACGTCGACGACCGGTTGACGATCGTTCAGGTACAGCGTCGCGCGAAGGGCTGTCTGGGCTACGTCGTCGGCTGCGACGCGACGGGCGAGGCCGTCGTCGTCGACCCGACCGGCGACGTCGACGAGTTCGAGATCGCCGCCGAGGAGGCCGGGCTTACGATCGCGGGCGTGATCGATACGCACGTCCACGCCGATCACGTTTCCGGTGGTCGGGAACTCGCCGACCGACTCGAGGTCCCCTACTACCTCGGCGAGCGGGCCGGCGACCGTGGCGTCGACCTTGAGTTCGAGTCGCTCGAGCGTAACGCGGTCCTCGACGTCGGCGAGCGCGAACTCAAGACGCTGGCCGCGCCGGGGCACACGACCGAGATGATCAATCTCCTCGTCGACGACGAGGCGCTGTTGACCGCCGACACGCTGCACACCCAGTCGGTGGGGCGGACGGAACTCGAGTTCAGCGAGGACGAGGGCGAGCGAGGGGCGGAACTGCTCTACCGGACGTTGCATGGCACGATCCTGGCCGAGCCGGAGGGACTCACCGTTCTGCCGGGCCACGTCACGGTCACCGCGGACGGCGAGTTCGAACACGGCGCGCCGGGCGAGGCGATCGCGACGACCGTCAGAAACGCGCGCACTGGAATCGATCTGCTCGAACTCGAGGAGGCCGACTTCGTGGATCGAATGGCGGACAGCGGCGAGGAGCCGGCGAACTACGAGGAGATCATCGATCTGAACCGCGGCGTGACGGAGCGACCACCCGAGGAACGAGCGGAACTCGAGTTGGGGCCGAACAACTGCTCGGCATAA
- a CDS encoding MFS transporter, translating to MSLEQGDSRNEEADPLDAFRQFFALERDVIVLSAAMFAFSLGFQMTNRYMAEYMSALGATAIVIGLFGTFGNVISALYPYPGGAVSDRIGSRYALTAFGLCSTLGFGIWLAAPLFADVSAGPTSLAIVAVFVGLILAQAWKSFGLGATYAIVKQAVPPSQLAAGFASTETFRRTAFLVGPLIAAVLFFPFGSGDADVRIAFQLILIVALVFGVLGTLVQHFLYEAAEDSFGKEFEGVSQVLTDLRAMPDELRPLLIGDTLVRFSNGMVYVFFVIVVTRFLGVGLSLSMPAVGTVDLSPQSYFGMLLVLEMLVALLVMIPASKAAERVGLKPVVALGFAVYAIFPILLINAPESAAALAVLFAFSGLRFAGLPAHKALIVGPAKQGAGGRVTGTYYLLRNLIVIPSAALGGLIWEGFSNPLTGEAVLAGSPALAFAIATVIGLIGTAYFLLFGEEFEAYR from the coding sequence ATGAGTCTCGAGCAGGGTGACTCGAGGAACGAGGAGGCCGATCCGCTCGACGCCTTTCGGCAGTTCTTCGCGCTCGAGCGCGACGTCATCGTCCTCTCTGCGGCGATGTTCGCGTTCAGTCTGGGGTTCCAGATGACGAACCGGTACATGGCGGAGTACATGTCCGCGCTGGGCGCGACGGCGATCGTCATCGGCTTGTTCGGGACCTTCGGGAACGTTATCAGCGCCCTCTACCCCTACCCCGGCGGGGCGGTTTCGGATCGAATCGGCTCGCGGTACGCCCTGACCGCGTTCGGGCTGTGTTCGACGCTCGGTTTCGGTATCTGGCTCGCCGCACCCCTGTTCGCGGACGTTTCGGCCGGGCCGACGTCGCTCGCCATCGTCGCCGTCTTCGTCGGGTTGATCCTCGCACAGGCCTGGAAGTCGTTCGGACTCGGCGCGACCTATGCCATCGTCAAGCAGGCGGTCCCCCCGTCGCAGTTAGCTGCCGGCTTCGCGAGCACCGAAACGTTTCGTCGCACCGCCTTTCTCGTCGGCCCGCTGATCGCTGCCGTCCTCTTCTTCCCCTTCGGTTCGGGCGATGCCGACGTTCGGATCGCGTTCCAGCTGATCCTGATCGTCGCGCTCGTCTTCGGTGTTCTCGGCACCCTCGTCCAGCATTTCCTCTACGAAGCCGCGGAGGACAGTTTCGGCAAGGAGTTCGAGGGCGTCTCACAGGTCCTCACGGACCTGCGAGCCATGCCCGACGAACTCCGTCCGCTGTTGATCGGCGACACCCTCGTTCGGTTCTCCAACGGCATGGTCTACGTCTTCTTCGTCATCGTCGTCACCCGATTTCTCGGGGTCGGACTCTCCCTTTCCATGCCCGCGGTCGGCACCGTCGATCTCAGCCCCCAGTCGTACTTCGGGATGTTGCTCGTCCTCGAGATGCTCGTCGCCTTACTGGTCATGATTCCGGCCTCGAAAGCCGCCGAACGGGTCGGGCTGAAACCGGTGGTCGCACTCGGCTTCGCCGTCTACGCGATCTTTCCGATCCTACTCATCAACGCACCCGAGAGCGCGGCCGCGCTCGCCGTCCTCTTTGCGTTCTCCGGGTTGCGCTTCGCCGGCCTGCCCGCGCACAAAGCGCTGATCGTCGGCCCGGCGAAGCAGGGCGCTGGCGGTCGCGTCACGGGTACCTACTACCTTCTGCGGAACCTGATCGTCATCCCGAGCGCCGCACTGGGCGGCCTGATCTGGGAGGGGTTTTCGAACCCGCTGACCGGCGAGGCGGTGCTCGCCGGCTCCCCGGCCCTCGCGTTCGCCATCGCGACGGTGATCGGTCTGATCGGAACGGCCTACTTCCTGCTGTTCGGCGAGGAGTTCGAAGCGTACCGGTAA
- a CDS encoding MBL fold metallo-hydrolase, giving the protein MEVHHVTEGAETFTCNAFLAIGEETTLVDAGAWDGIVDEIRTHTDEIDAVVITHQHGDHVAQLEAVVDAFDPDVYAYDDHPTRTHELEDGDTVTIGDESFDVVYTPGHADDHVSFVSDSSLFSGDVAVHDDGAFEYGSFGRTDMAGQSRERLIESLEELLERMPNGGRASSERSESPGVEHMYSGHGGVFHGDVRDVVETGLERAEKREPKYPDE; this is encoded by the coding sequence ATGGAAGTCCATCACGTCACCGAGGGCGCGGAGACGTTCACCTGCAACGCCTTTCTCGCGATCGGCGAGGAAACGACGCTGGTCGACGCCGGCGCGTGGGACGGTATCGTCGATGAAATTCGAACGCACACGGACGAGATCGACGCCGTCGTTATCACCCACCAGCACGGCGATCACGTCGCCCAGCTCGAGGCCGTCGTGGACGCCTTCGACCCCGACGTATACGCCTACGACGACCATCCGACTCGCACCCACGAACTCGAGGACGGCGATACGGTGACGATCGGCGACGAGTCGTTCGACGTGGTCTACACGCCGGGACACGCCGACGATCACGTCTCGTTCGTCTCGGACAGCTCGCTGTTCTCCGGAGACGTGGCCGTCCACGACGACGGCGCGTTCGAGTACGGGAGTTTCGGCCGCACCGATATGGCCGGTCAGTCCCGCGAGCGACTCATCGAGAGCCTCGAAGAACTGCTCGAGCGCATGCCGAACGGCGGTCGCGCGAGTTCCGAGCGAAGCGAGTCTCCCGGCGTCGAACACATGTACTCGGGTCACGGCGGCGTCTTCCACGGCGACGTACGGGACGTGGTCGAGACGGGGCTCGAACGAGCCGAAAAGCGGGAACCGAAGTATCCCGACGAGTAA
- a CDS encoding Rieske (2Fe-2S) protein: protein MATADEFRAAVALADLEETGRELVSIDGTPLAVFYSDGEVRAVNNRCPHMGFPLVEGTVDDGILTCHWHHARFELSCGDTFDPWADDVQTYPTRIRDDTVYVNPNPSRELPPAEHWAERLETGLEENLRLVVAKSTIGLIDAGVDYREPMATTLEFGTRYRESGWGPGLTILGCMANVIDDLEPEDRKRALYTGVRSVANDCAGEPPNFEQPSFSTDEVAFDRLKSWFRDCVEVRDRDGAERCLHTTIASGRSEAEVAELILAAATDHPYLSTGHVLDFTNTAFESLEHVGWDHADAALSSLIEPLVTAARSDERSSWRQPIDLVALLEDVYGGNVTETSGLEDLASAGAGNAWSPPSDFQETLLGDDPEAIVDALADAVRGGGTTEELAAEVAAAAGTRVAQFGTANEFSDWNTVHHTFTYANAVHRSTRRTDAVELYRGVFDAAINVYLDRFLNTPPAPIPAPGDNDTGRDPDVILEDLLETFDTEGEVNEAGRLVGEFFDCGGDPAALKRTLGHGLLREDAGFHTLQNLEAAFRQFELQDRAGPQSESVTGPEPRRRVPLVGTARYMAAHGPTRREAEQTFSIAARLNRGETIHED, encoded by the coding sequence ATGGCGACAGCAGATGAATTTCGGGCGGCCGTTGCGCTGGCAGACCTCGAGGAGACGGGACGCGAACTGGTGAGCATCGACGGAACGCCGCTCGCCGTGTTTTACTCCGATGGCGAGGTTCGGGCCGTGAACAACCGCTGCCCGCACATGGGGTTCCCGCTGGTCGAAGGAACCGTCGACGACGGCATCCTCACCTGTCACTGGCACCACGCGCGATTCGAACTCTCCTGTGGCGACACGTTCGATCCGTGGGCCGACGACGTGCAGACGTATCCGACTCGGATTCGGGACGACACCGTCTACGTGAATCCGAATCCGTCGCGTGAGCTACCGCCCGCAGAGCACTGGGCCGAGCGCCTCGAAACCGGCCTCGAGGAGAATCTCCGACTCGTGGTTGCGAAGTCGACGATTGGACTTATCGACGCTGGGGTCGACTACCGGGAGCCGATGGCGACGACCCTCGAGTTCGGTACCCGGTACCGCGAATCGGGATGGGGTCCGGGGCTGACCATTCTCGGCTGCATGGCGAACGTGATCGACGACCTCGAACCCGAGGATCGAAAGCGAGCGCTGTACACCGGCGTTCGCAGCGTGGCGAACGACTGTGCGGGCGAACCGCCGAACTTCGAGCAGCCGTCGTTTTCGACGGACGAGGTCGCGTTCGACCGGCTGAAGTCGTGGTTCCGAGACTGCGTCGAGGTCCGTGATCGAGACGGTGCGGAGCGCTGTCTTCACACCACGATCGCGTCGGGGAGGTCCGAAGCCGAGGTCGCCGAACTGATCCTCGCCGCCGCGACCGACCATCCGTATCTCTCGACCGGACACGTGCTCGATTTCACCAACACGGCCTTCGAGAGCCTCGAGCACGTGGGTTGGGATCACGCTGATGCGGCGTTGTCGAGCCTGATCGAGCCGCTCGTCACCGCCGCGCGGAGCGACGAGCGATCGTCGTGGCGACAGCCGATCGATCTCGTCGCGTTGCTCGAGGACGTCTACGGCGGCAACGTGACGGAGACGAGCGGGCTCGAGGATCTCGCGAGTGCGGGGGCGGGGAACGCCTGGTCTCCGCCGAGCGACTTTCAGGAGACGCTGCTCGGAGATGATCCCGAAGCCATCGTCGATGCGCTCGCGGACGCCGTTCGCGGGGGTGGGACTACCGAGGAACTCGCCGCCGAAGTGGCCGCCGCCGCCGGCACGCGCGTCGCGCAGTTCGGCACCGCAAACGAGTTCAGCGACTGGAACACCGTCCACCACACGTTCACGTACGCGAACGCCGTCCACCGGAGTACGCGACGGACGGACGCGGTGGAGCTCTACCGGGGCGTCTTCGACGCCGCCATCAACGTCTACCTCGATCGGTTCCTCAACACGCCGCCTGCGCCGATTCCCGCTCCCGGCGACAACGACACCGGGCGCGATCCGGACGTGATCCTTGAGGACCTCCTCGAGACGTTCGATACCGAAGGCGAGGTGAACGAAGCCGGACGGCTGGTCGGCGAGTTCTTCGATTGCGGCGGCGATCCGGCGGCGTTGAAACGCACGCTGGGCCACGGACTGCTTCGCGAGGACGCCGGTTTCCACACGCTCCAGAACCTCGAGGCGGCGTTCCGACAGTTCGAGTTACAGGATCGAGCGGGACCGCAATCGGAGTCCGTCACCGGCCCGGAACCACGGCGTCGCGTTCCGCTCGTCGGGACCGCCCGCTACATGGCCGCACACGGTCCGACTCGCCGGGAGGCGGAGCAGACGTTTTCGATCGCCGCGCGACTCAATCGCGGTGAGACGATTCACGAGGACTGA